From a region of the Umboniibacter marinipuniceus genome:
- a CDS encoding FHA domain-containing protein has translation MMLLRVYRTHRQHEQRVPLRNNLSLGSAAEMDVCLHDSYVSPAHAKVVEDDDGKFWLLDTNSENGIRNRFGSSLGDRIQLVAGEKFELGEHVFEVIDTDHAVQSAPALPPSLKRSLPIALIAYFLLVINSVFVEYLYGFEEFSVASSFRAGVLQYLWLLGLAAGGYAVGVLLRGKGYFWQLLALGAGVALLMEVGTYLLGWLSYNVGGSMVLLMVGFLSKVILLVLTLYGALTWVTHWNFIKRTLACNLLLIAICFDTYIQVNEDATDAESAAVYNELLLNEKLRFAPVHDAEEFRSSMSDLFNEAKQNSTEDD, from the coding sequence ATGATGCTTTTAAGAGTGTATCGAACTCATCGTCAGCACGAACAACGGGTACCACTGCGTAATAACCTAAGTCTAGGTTCGGCCGCAGAAATGGACGTCTGTTTGCACGATAGTTATGTCTCGCCAGCTCATGCGAAAGTTGTTGAAGACGACGACGGCAAGTTTTGGCTGCTAGACACGAATAGTGAAAATGGTATTCGAAATCGTTTTGGTAGCTCGCTAGGCGATCGCATTCAGTTAGTGGCAGGCGAAAAATTTGAATTGGGTGAACACGTCTTTGAAGTCATTGATACGGATCATGCTGTGCAGTCGGCGCCAGCGTTGCCGCCGAGCCTGAAACGCTCATTGCCAATAGCGTTGATTGCCTATTTTTTACTCGTCATCAATAGTGTGTTCGTTGAATACCTTTATGGCTTTGAAGAGTTTAGCGTTGCGAGCTCCTTCCGCGCGGGTGTCTTACAATATCTATGGCTACTTGGTCTGGCGGCCGGGGGCTACGCAGTGGGTGTACTACTGCGTGGTAAAGGCTATTTTTGGCAATTACTAGCACTGGGTGCTGGTGTCGCACTGTTGATGGAAGTCGGTACTTATCTGCTTGGCTGGCTCTCCTACAACGTAGGCGGGTCAATGGTTCTGCTAATGGTTGGCTTTCTCAGCAAGGTTATACTGCTTGTGCTGACGCTCTATGGAGCACTCACTTGGGTGACTCATTGGAACTTTATAAAGCGAACTTTGGCGTGTAACTTGTTGCTGATAGCGATTTGTTTTGATACTTATATTCAAGTCAACGAAGACGCAACCGATGCCGAGTCGGCCGCCGTCTATAATGAGTTGCTTCTCAATGAAAAATTGCGTTTTGCGCCGGTGCATGATGCAGAGGAATTCCGATCGTCGATGAGTGATTTGTTCAATGAGGCGAAACAGAATTCAACCGAAGATGATTAG